In Nocardia yunnanensis, one DNA window encodes the following:
- a CDS encoding NB-ARC domain-containing protein — MEQHSEPPTNATVNAPRANIGAIGDHVTQINNYFTIADQSERPSTEEPTAPPSPAPNGPGFSGASSTSTSDCSLSATVPGMLRRHVARTELMERVRSRLVPGARVGLWGMGGAGKTTLAAMLARDAGVQEVFDRIVWVAVTRQEEPAHIQERALRLLDYVGRDGKPVHPTSIQDGQDRLTQALSNQLTLLVLDDVWDVGVLQALDVPGTQFALLLTTRNKGIAASIDDGNEDDDPPEVAQLEMDQALTLLGDWTKTPVDQLPPEADSLCIMAGCLALGVALVGGMVNDRKGQTQKWQKVLSLLEVGRGGAIESEQRADHYQYSSVEVAISVSIDDLDPAARDRYRELAVFAGRGGFPDSAVNALWAPAGLNAGDANTLLTKFINRSLVQTTPDERYTLHDLEFDVATKQLSAGEEGIKAAHQRLLEGYKSRTHQPLADCPDDAYLPRNLAFHLAAAQSLELNKLLVSFAWMERRLAEAGISDLLIDYSHYTQGWPSPTTVETVHGALQLSAAALADDPDLLAGQLIGRLLDDSRPKISALLSSIRRSSDRPWLCPRTPESLTGPGGPLTRTLLGHVGRVTTVAVTTNGRYIVTGSDDRTVKVWVSTTGHLERTIPAHNKPVTAVAVTVDGLRIVSGSADRTVKVWILDGGREQRDAIPAGHVYAVAVADDDRIVVGGGDKDLQVWTWTPQSKWLDSRLRCGHSSYVKAVAAAAEGRYLVSGSDDGSLCVWDLNSDNPINLPRLSGAVEAVAISADGRYVVAGGSDGTVRAWNLYSAAPEVILSTRTARIHAVAITSDGKHVLTAGQDQIVRVWDPATNEVVRELPGHTSDIEALAITRDDRYLISGSHDRTVRVWDLTVEGIEPFGHDAPGEIRAMAFSADGRCLVWAGDDQPISVRDLPDGAVRHPLNHVVGHGDAGSIKAAALSPDGQRLICAGYAWPFSVWDLSTGQCLHIPDDAGRGINAIAVCADNRYVVTGGSDKIARLWTVRHNGTLDLKLKMPDQNHNSKGAEVYAVAITPDARWVVTGGHDKIVRVWDAETGEQKQQLPSRSGRGHRGRITALAVTSDSQYIVSAGHDKDILVWRIGHDCPVRVLEGDAEQTHTLAITADDKHLISGGSDNAVRLWDLARGQELAHWVTDAVPVTACVAHPTDRWSLAYGDGSGRVAILSLRGPSQK; from the coding sequence ATGGAGCAGCACAGTGAACCGCCGACTAATGCGACGGTCAACGCTCCGCGCGCAAACATCGGGGCAATCGGCGACCACGTCACCCAAATCAACAACTACTTCACGATCGCTGACCAGTCGGAGCGACCCTCAACCGAGGAACCGACCGCACCACCGTCACCGGCACCGAACGGGCCGGGATTCTCCGGCGCGAGCTCGACCTCTACGTCCGATTGTTCGCTCAGCGCCACCGTTCCCGGCATGCTACGGCGACATGTCGCTCGAACCGAGCTTATGGAGCGTGTGAGATCTCGTTTGGTGCCTGGGGCCAGGGTGGGTTTGTGGGGCATGGGCGGCGCTGGGAAGACAACGCTGGCCGCCATGCTCGCGCGAGATGCCGGGGTTCAAGAGGTATTCGACCGCATCGTGTGGGTCGCCGTTACCCGCCAGGAAGAGCCTGCTCACATACAGGAACGAGCACTCAGGCTGCTCGACTATGTGGGTCGAGACGGCAAGCCGGTGCACCCGACATCTATTCAGGACGGCCAAGACCGTCTGACACAAGCACTTTCGAATCAATTGACGCTGCTTGTCCTCGACGATGTCTGGGATGTGGGTGTCCTACAGGCACTCGACGTGCCCGGCACACAGTTCGCGTTGCTGCTCACCACCCGGAACAAGGGCATTGCCGCGAGCATTGATGACGGTAATGAAGATGACGACCCTCCCGAGGTAGCGCAGCTCGAGATGGATCAGGCTTTGACATTGCTGGGGGACTGGACGAAAACCCCCGTCGATCAGCTTCCGCCAGAAGCGGATTCGCTGTGCATCATGGCAGGGTGCCTGGCACTGGGTGTCGCGCTCGTCGGCGGCATGGTCAACGATCGCAAAGGCCAGACACAGAAGTGGCAGAAGGTGCTGAGTCTGCTCGAAGTCGGCCGAGGCGGGGCGATCGAGAGCGAGCAGCGCGCTGACCACTATCAATATTCCAGCGTCGAGGTCGCGATCTCGGTCAGTATCGACGATCTGGACCCAGCGGCTCGGGACCGATATCGCGAACTCGCTGTCTTTGCCGGGCGCGGCGGATTCCCTGACAGCGCGGTGAACGCCCTATGGGCGCCCGCCGGACTCAACGCAGGGGACGCCAACACCTTGCTGACCAAGTTCATTAACCGCTCCCTGGTGCAGACGACCCCCGACGAGCGATACACCCTGCACGACCTCGAGTTCGATGTCGCCACCAAACAACTGAGCGCCGGTGAAGAAGGGATCAAGGCCGCCCACCAGCGCCTGCTCGAAGGCTATAAGTCTCGGACTCACCAGCCACTGGCCGACTGCCCGGACGACGCCTACCTTCCGCGGAATCTTGCTTTCCACCTTGCAGCTGCGCAGAGCCTAGAGCTGAACAAACTGCTGGTGAGTTTCGCGTGGATGGAACGTCGGCTTGCAGAGGCAGGCATCAGCGACCTGCTTATCGACTATTCGCATTACACCCAGGGATGGCCTTCGCCGACGACCGTCGAGACGGTGCACGGTGCCCTTCAGCTGTCGGCCGCTGCGTTGGCTGATGATCCGGATCTGCTTGCAGGCCAGCTCATTGGGCGTCTACTGGACGACTCGCGGCCGAAGATCAGTGCGCTGCTGAGTTCCATCCGTAGGTCCTCCGATCGCCCCTGGCTGTGCCCCCGAACTCCCGAAAGCCTCACAGGGCCCGGTGGGCCACTCACCCGCACCCTACTGGGCCATGTCGGGCGAGTGACCACGGTCGCGGTAACCACAAACGGTCGCTACATCGTGACAGGCAGCGACGACCGGACAGTAAAGGTATGGGTATCCACCACCGGACATCTCGAACGCACAATCCCGGCTCACAACAAACCGGTCACCGCGGTGGCGGTCACGGTTGACGGTTTGCGCATCGTGAGCGGCAGCGCTGACAGGACTGTGAAAGTGTGGATTCTGGACGGCGGACGCGAGCAGCGCGACGCGATCCCTGCCGGACATGTCTATGCTGTGGCGGTGGCCGACGACGACCGAATTGTCGTCGGCGGCGGGGACAAAGACCTGCAGGTGTGGACGTGGACACCGCAGAGCAAGTGGCTGGATTCCCGCCTGAGATGCGGCCACAGTTCGTATGTGAAAGCCGTGGCCGCCGCGGCCGAGGGTCGATATCTCGTGTCCGGCAGCGATGACGGGAGCCTGTGCGTCTGGGATCTGAACAGCGACAACCCGATAAATCTGCCGCGATTGTCCGGAGCCGTTGAAGCGGTGGCGATTTCCGCTGACGGACGATACGTCGTTGCTGGCGGAAGCGACGGCACGGTACGGGCATGGAACTTGTACAGTGCGGCCCCCGAGGTCATCCTGAGTACGCGCACTGCGAGGATCCATGCAGTGGCGATTACCAGTGACGGCAAGCACGTCCTCACCGCCGGCCAAGACCAGATCGTGCGAGTCTGGGACCCCGCCACCAACGAAGTAGTGCGCGAACTGCCCGGCCACACCAGCGATATCGAGGCGCTCGCGATTACTCGCGATGACCGATACCTAATCTCCGGTAGCCATGATCGGACGGTGCGGGTCTGGGATTTGACCGTCGAGGGCATCGAACCATTCGGGCACGACGCACCGGGCGAAATCAGGGCTATGGCCTTCAGCGCTGATGGTCGTTGCCTGGTCTGGGCTGGGGACGATCAGCCCATCAGCGTCCGCGATCTTCCTGACGGCGCGGTGAGACATCCACTGAATCACGTTGTGGGGCACGGTGATGCAGGATCGATAAAGGCGGCGGCGCTCAGCCCCGACGGTCAGCGCTTGATCTGTGCTGGATATGCCTGGCCCTTCAGTGTCTGGGATCTGTCCACCGGGCAATGCCTGCACATCCCCGATGATGCTGGCAGAGGGATCAATGCAATCGCTGTCTGCGCCGACAATCGGTATGTCGTAACCGGCGGTAGTGACAAGATCGCGCGGTTGTGGACGGTGCGACACAACGGCACCCTCGATCTGAAACTCAAAATGCCGGATCAGAACCACAACTCGAAGGGCGCTGAGGTCTATGCGGTAGCTATCACTCCTGATGCTCGATGGGTTGTTACCGGCGGCCACGACAAGATCGTTCGAGTGTGGGATGCGGAAACCGGAGAGCAGAAGCAGCAGCTACCCAGCCGCTCTGGGCGCGGTCACCGCGGCCGGATCACTGCTTTGGCGGTGACCAGCGACAGTCAGTACATCGTCTCGGCCGGCCACGACAAGGACATTCTGGTCTGGCGTATCGGCCACGATTGCCCGGTGCGTGTCCTGGAGGGTGACGCGGAACAGACTCACACACTGGCGATAACCGCCGACGACAAGCACCTCATCTCCGGCGGTAGCGACAACGCGGTGCGACTGTGGGATCTGGCGCGCGGGCAGGAGCTGGCGCACTGGGTCACCGACGCCGTGCCCGTCACCGCCTGCGTGGCCCACCCGACCGACCGCTGGTCGCTGGCGTACGGAGATGGTTCAGGTCGGGTAGCGATCTTGTCATTACGCGGGCCTAGTCAGAAGTAG